The proteins below are encoded in one region of Aestuariivirga litoralis:
- a CDS encoding sensor histidine kinase: MSDDVSPLAREGLTSKLNSRPDSADFAMAAKPQNSPWQRELLELFLRNQLKLAVVMPALAMFLAFTVAPWCGWNVVLPWLLGTVGTSLIQIYLCWYYFKSKPLHGSGMHGVFGDWLGMATATEFMQGLFWVLPLFLFTPEGVHQHGTFLIATVLAVAALRFLIANNFMPVLVAGTGIIVLGAALRCFVEFDVFNSTVGCILVFLEVLFLLVARRLQDTARDMLLFRAQKDALIEELRAARDLAEKERGKAESASQAKTVFLANMSHELRTPLNAILGFSEILHTEMFGPIKNDTYKDYAADINSSGRYLLGLINDILDISRIEAGRREIMDTVITISKPLEDAMAFAAPVAAEKKVSVTLSIDPELPRLRGDSRSIQQVAINLLTNAVKFTPEGGQIEIGAKRVSNGALQIFVKDNGPGIPPQELKSVLMSFTRGRRSTDKAIDGVGLGLAIVKGIMELHEGTIEIESMVGLGTNILCTFPAKRVLSGPMSELESGAAISSESQKRLLKLTG; encoded by the coding sequence ATGTCCGATGACGTATCGCCACTTGCCCGCGAGGGCCTGACTTCCAAGCTGAACAGTCGGCCGGACTCTGCTGATTTTGCCATGGCTGCCAAGCCACAGAATTCGCCCTGGCAGCGCGAGCTGCTTGAGCTCTTCCTGCGCAACCAGCTCAAACTGGCTGTCGTGATGCCTGCGCTTGCGATGTTCCTCGCCTTTACTGTCGCTCCCTGGTGCGGCTGGAATGTGGTTTTGCCCTGGTTGCTCGGTACCGTCGGCACCAGCTTAATCCAAATTTACCTGTGCTGGTATTATTTCAAGTCGAAGCCGTTGCACGGCAGTGGAATGCACGGCGTGTTTGGCGACTGGCTGGGCATGGCAACAGCAACCGAATTCATGCAGGGCCTGTTCTGGGTCTTGCCGCTGTTCCTGTTCACACCGGAAGGCGTGCATCAGCATGGGACCTTCCTGATTGCCACGGTGCTGGCCGTAGCGGCGCTTCGCTTTCTCATCGCAAACAATTTCATGCCCGTCCTGGTGGCCGGCACTGGAATCATTGTGCTTGGGGCGGCCTTGCGCTGTTTTGTCGAGTTTGATGTTTTCAACAGCACAGTTGGTTGCATTCTGGTGTTCTTGGAGGTGCTTTTCCTTCTGGTGGCGCGCCGCCTGCAAGATACAGCCCGCGACATGCTGCTGTTCCGCGCGCAAAAGGATGCTCTGATTGAAGAGCTGCGCGCCGCGCGCGATCTTGCCGAAAAAGAGCGCGGCAAGGCGGAAAGTGCCAGCCAGGCCAAAACCGTTTTTCTCGCGAATATGAGCCATGAACTGCGCACACCGCTCAACGCAATTCTTGGCTTTTCCGAAATCCTGCACACCGAGATGTTCGGCCCCATCAAGAACGATACCTACAAGGACTATGCCGCTGACATCAATTCCTCCGGCCGCTACCTGCTGGGATTGATCAACGATATTCTCGATATTTCGCGCATTGAGGCCGGACGGCGCGAGATCATGGACACTGTGATCACCATCTCGAAGCCGCTTGAAGACGCGATGGCCTTCGCTGCACCCGTGGCAGCGGAGAAAAAAGTTTCTGTCACCCTCTCTATCGACCCTGAACTGCCACGCCTGCGGGGTGACAGCCGGTCCATTCAACAGGTGGCGATTAACCTTCTCACCAATGCGGTGAAATTCACGCCCGAGGGCGGCCAGATCGAAATTGGCGCCAAGCGCGTTTCCAACGGCGCACTGCAAATCTTTGTGAAAGACAATGGTCCTGGCATTCCACCGCAAGAGCTGAAATCAGTGCTGATGTCTTTCACGCGCGGGCGGCGCTCCACCGACAAGGCAATCGATGGCGTTGGCCTGGGCTTGGCGATCGTCAAAGGCATCATGGAGCTGCACGAAGGCACAATCGAAATTGAAAGCATGGTGGGTCTTGGCACAAATATCCTGTGCACCTTCCCCGCCAAACGCGTGCTGTCCGGACCTATGAGCGAGCTCGAATCCGGAGCAGCGATTTCCAGCGAAAGCCAGAAGCGGCTGCTGAAACTGACCGGCTAG